The following is a genomic window from Brevinematales bacterium.
TCGCCTGCTGTACTTATTCCCTGACGAAATAGTCGGTGAAATAGCCGGATTGATGACCCGTTCGGATAAAATATGCCGCTATATAGATATACCCCTTCAGCACGCGAGCGGCAGGATTCTCCGCGCGATGAACCGTCCCGGAGACGCGGAGAGCTACTTATCGATGATCGAAGGTATCCGGGCGAAAGTCCCCGACGCCGCGGTACGGACGGCGTTTATCGTAGGGTTTCCCGGCGAGGATGATAGCGACCATAAGGCGCTCGCGGAGTTCCTGAAACAAGCCCGTTTCGACAGGGTGGGCTTTTTCGAGTATTCCGACGAGGACGGGACTCCCGCGTATGCGATGACGGGGAAAACGCCGGTCAGCGTAATCCGCAGAAGGATAGAAGAACTCAGCCGTATACAGGAAGGGATTTCCGCCGAACGTCTCGCGGGGCGGGTGGGAATGACGCTGAAATGCATCAACGACGGGACGATGATGGAACGGGGAGAAACGATGACCGCGGTATTCCGCAGCCAGTACGAAGCCCCCGAGATCGACGGTAATGTTGTCGCCGAAATAGAGCCGGGGGATGTCCCCGATGAGCCGTTCTATCAGATACGAATCACTAACGTGCTGCCTCCGCACGATTTGGAAGGAGTCATCATTGAGCCGTGAAAAACCCCTGAAGTTCGTATGGACGATTCCCAACGCGTTGACGATATTCCGTATCGTACTGATTCCCCCGATACTCATTATGATCTATCTCGATAACTGGGTCTCCCTGATAGTCGGGGCGATACTGTACGGGATATCCGCTATCACGGACGCGCTCGATGGAAAGATCGCGAGGATGCTGAACCAGCAAAGCGAGTTCGGGGCGTACCTCGACCCCCTCGCGGACAAATTTCTCGTGATCGGGTGCTACGCCGTATTCGCGCTGAAACCCGAGCTTCGGATACCCTTCTGGCTTGTAATACCCATACTCCTTCGGGATATCTGGACTACATGGCTGCGGTCGGATTGTCTGAAAAAGGGCATCAAGTTTACCACATCCCTGATCGCGAAGGCGAAGACGCTCGTGCAGATGATCGGCGCGGCGCTGATTATTATAGCGATGCTTCTTTTCAGGGCGGGCGCGCACTCGGTGAGTATCACTTCGGTGGAATATAAGACGATAATTATCGATATACTGGGTGAAGGGATGGTCTGGCTGATTTATTTTCCCGTTGTCTTGACAACTTTGATAGTTCTTTTTACGCTTTATACTGCGTTTGATTATTATATGCAGATTCGTAAAACGGAACGGGGAGAAAACGATGGCTAAGGGTGTGTTTTTTAAAAAACTGAGAGAATTCCTGGTAACCGGTTTTTTCATCGGTTATATTCCGTTCTTCCCGGGAATGTTCGGCACGCTGATGGGCGCCGGGATATATGTCCTTTTAAGCGAATTCGCCTATATCTATTATCCTGTGACAGCGCTTTTCCTGATCGTCGCGTTTCCGTTATCGGACTACGCGGAGAAGCACATCTTTAAGGAAACGAATAGCCCGCACATCGTCATCGATGAAATTGTCGGATTTATGGTTGCGATGACCACATTCCCGTTTATCGCAAAATGGGGCGGCCCGGTCGATGCTGTAACATTATCGAGTCTAAAGTTCCTTGTGATAGGAATTATACTCTTCCGGGTATTCGACAGCTGGAAGCCGTTTCCCATCAAGAGGGCGTTAAATATCGGGGGAGGCGCGGGAATTGTGCTGGACGACCTGATCGCCGCAGTCTATACAAATATCATGCTGCAGTTTTTACGGATATTCGACTCACAGTTCCATTATTAATCACTGTCTTTCAGGCGGTCGTAAACTTCCGCCACCTGGTCTTTAATCGTAAGGAATACCTTCGCGAGCTGCGGATCGAAATGTATCCCGGCTTGTTCTTCTATTATAGC
Proteins encoded in this region:
- a CDS encoding CDP-alcohol phosphatidyltransferase family protein; the protein is MSREKPLKFVWTIPNALTIFRIVLIPPILIMIYLDNWVSLIVGAILYGISAITDALDGKIARMLNQQSEFGAYLDPLADKFLVIGCYAVFALKPELRIPFWLVIPILLRDIWTTWLRSDCLKKGIKFTTSLIAKAKTLVQMIGAALIIIAMLLFRAGAHSVSITSVEYKTIIIDILGEGMVWLIYFPVVLTTLIVLFTLYTAFDYYMQIRKTERGENDG
- a CDS encoding phosphatidylglycerophosphatase A, coding for MAKGVFFKKLREFLVTGFFIGYIPFFPGMFGTLMGAGIYVLLSEFAYIYYPVTALFLIVAFPLSDYAEKHIFKETNSPHIVIDEIVGFMVAMTTFPFIAKWGGPVDAVTLSSLKFLVIGIILFRVFDSWKPFPIKRALNIGGGAGIVLDDLIAAVYTNIMLQFLRIFDSQFHY